TCCTTCTTCTTCGTTTGATGTACCTTACCAACAATGACAAGAGGAAAATGGTAGCGCCAAATCCAATTATGTAATTAATCATAGTCTCCTCCTACCAAACCAATGATCCGATCATATTGATCAATAATGCCACCAGATATGCAGTCAGCATCTGGATTCCAACAGCTCCTGCTGTACGTCGGACTGTTTTCAGTTCCCGCTTCATAGCCCCGACTGCTGCAAAGCAAGGCATGCAAAGCAGGTTGAAGGCCATATAAGCCAAGGCAGCTTGCTTGGTACGAATATCCTGACGAAGTGTACGTAGTCCGCCCTCATCACCGCCTTCCATCAATACTGATTCAGCATAGATATCAAAGGCCTCGTCTGTTGAATACATCCCCTCAGAAAATCCCAGATCGGAAAGCTCACTTTCACTCATACCTGCAAAATATTGCGTTAGGTACTCCTCATTCACATCCTCACTATAGAGCTGGGCCAGTGTCACCACGACCATCTCCTTTGCAATCCAACCTGTGGCTATACCTACAGTAGGTCTCCACTCCCCAAAACCCAAGGGCTTGAAAACAGGAGCAACAGCCTTTCCCACTGATGCAAGGAATGAGGTATCCATCTCCGTGAGGATCGTATCATTCTGCTCCAGATTCTGACCGTTGAATGATGCCATATTGAAGGAAGAGAGTGCCCAGATCAGGATGGTTGCGGCGAGGATCACAGTGCCTGCCTTCTGGAGGAAACCCTTCACCTTCTCGTACCCATGGATCCACACTGACCTAAGAGTAGGCAGTCGGTATTGGGGAAGTTCCATCAGAAAATTGGAAACCTGACCCTTATAGGCAATCCTGTTGATCAGAAGGGAGACAAGAATCGACACCCCCAAGCTCAGTGCATACAGGAAGAAGAGTACCAATGTCTTGTTTCCATCGACGAAAAAGATGGAGACAAACATAATGAAAATCGGTAGTTTTGCTCCGCATGGCATGAACCCTGCGAGCAGGGTGGTGATTCTTCTATCCTTCTCACTGTCCAATGTCCTAGTAGCCATAATGGCGGGAACAGAACACCCAAAACCCATCAAGAGAGGGATGAAAGATCGTCCACTCAATCCGAACCGTCGAAAAATCCTGTCCATCACAAAGGCAACACGAGCCATATACCCGCTATCTTCCAGAAAGCTCATCAACAGATACAGCACCAGGATTAGAGGAAGGAAACCGAGGATGGCACCCAGTCCTTCCAACACACCATCTACCACCAGGCTGTAAGCCCAAGGAGCAGCTCCAGCTGATACCAAGCCATATGACACCAGATCAGTGAGCCAGCCCCAGAGAGACTCGACAACGGTTGCGAGTGCTATACCTGGGCTTGGAAGGCCTTCAATGAAGAGAAAGTTCTCACTGAAGGTGGCTGCAAAAAGAAAATACATCACCACCGCAAAAACGGGGAGGGCAAAGAAGCGATGAGTCAGCACCTTATCTATCTTGTCACTTCGGCTTTCCTTGCGTGCTTCCTCAGAATTTCCTCGCAAGACAGATCTATCTACCAGAGAGGTAATATACGTATACCTTTGGTCAGCCAGTGTATCTTCGTCAACCGTCCCGTTTAGACGATAGATATCCAGTGGTTTTGGGTATCTCTTGGTCTCAATGGTATCCATAACCGCTTGCATCAATTGATCCAGACCCTTGCCGGTTCTTGCCTCTATGGGAATGACAGCAACACCAAGCTCTGCTTCCATTCGCTTGAAGTCAATAACATCACCCTTCAGGCGAACTTCATCCATCATATTGATGGCCAAAACAGTAGGGACCCCTGTCTCCATGATCTGCAGGGCAAGATAGAGATTCCGCTCCAGACTGGTGCCATCAAGGACATCAATGACACATGCTGGCTTTTCTTCAACGATAAAGGTTCGGGTTATGATCTCCTCAGCACTATAAGGGCTGAGCGAGTAGGTCCCTGGAAGGTCAAGGATGGAATACCGGGTATCCTTCCTGTA
This sequence is a window from uncultured Sphaerochaeta sp.. Protein-coding genes within it:
- the feoB gene encoding ferrous iron transport protein B is translated as MPTTIALAGNPNSGKTTVFNALTGSRQHVGNWPGVTVDKKEGVYRKDTRYSILDLPGTYSLSPYSAEEIITRTFIVEEKPACVIDVLDGTSLERNLYLALQIMETGVPTVLAINMMDEVRLKGDVIDFKRMEAELGVAVIPIEARTGKGLDQLMQAVMDTIETKRYPKPLDIYRLNGTVDEDTLADQRYTYITSLVDRSVLRGNSEEARKESRSDKIDKVLTHRFFALPVFAVVMYFLFAATFSENFLFIEGLPSPGIALATVVESLWGWLTDLVSYGLVSAGAAPWAYSLVVDGVLEGLGAILGFLPLILVLYLLMSFLEDSGYMARVAFVMDRIFRRFGLSGRSFIPLLMGFGCSVPAIMATRTLDSEKDRRITTLLAGFMPCGAKLPIFIMFVSIFFVDGNKTLVLFFLYALSLGVSILVSLLINRIAYKGQVSNFLMELPQYRLPTLRSVWIHGYEKVKGFLQKAGTVILAATILIWALSSFNMASFNGQNLEQNDTILTEMDTSFLASVGKAVAPVFKPLGFGEWRPTVGIATGWIAKEMVVVTLAQLYSEDVNEEYLTQYFAGMSESELSDLGFSEGMYSTDEAFDIYAESVLMEGGDEGGLRTLRQDIRTKQAALAYMAFNLLCMPCFAAVGAMKRELKTVRRTAGAVGIQMLTAYLVALLINMIGSLVW